A window of the Gossypium hirsutum isolate 1008001.06 chromosome A03, Gossypium_hirsutum_v2.1, whole genome shotgun sequence genome harbors these coding sequences:
- the LOC107963933 gene encoding probable aquaporin TIP1-2: MPISRIAVGSAAEAGQADALKAALAEFISMLIFVFAGEGSGMAFNKLTDNGSTTPAGLVAASVAHAFALFVAVSVGANISGGHVNPAVTFGAFVGGHITLVRSILYWIAQLLGSVVACLLLKFSTGGLTTSAFALSSGVGAWNAVVFEIVMTFGLVYTVYATAVDPKKGNIGIIAPIAIGFIVGANILAGGAFDGASMNPAVSFGPAVVSWTWDNHWVYWLGPFVGSAIAAIVYEVFFIAPDTHEQLPTSEF; the protein is encoded by the exons atgccGATTTCTCGCATTGCAGTAGGATCTGCAGCTGAGGCTGGCCAAGCTGATGCCCTCAAAGCAGCTTTAGCTGAGTTTATTTCAATGCTCATTTTTGTTTTTGCTGGTGAAGGCTCGGGCATGGCTTTTA ACAAGCTCACTGACAATGGCTCTACAACACCGGCTGGCCTTGTAGCTGCATCGGTGGCCCATGCTTTCGCTCTTTTTGTGGCCGTTTCTGTCGGTGCTAACATCTCGGGTGGGCACGTAAACCCTGCCGTCACTTTCGGTGCCTTTGTCGGTGGCCACATTACCTTGGTCCGAAGTATTTTGTATTGGATTGCTCAGTTGCTCGGATCCGTTGTCGCTTGCTTGCTCCTCAAGTTTTCAACTGGTGGATTG ACAACATCTGCATTTGCCTTGTCATCTGGTGTGGGAGCATGGAACGCAGTGGTTTTCGAGATCGTGATGACCTTCGGTTTGGTTTACACGGTTTACGCCACCGCTGTTGACCCAAAGAAGGGTAATATTGGGATCATTGCACCCATTGCAATCGGTTTCATTGTGGGTGCCAACATCTTGGCTGGTGGTGCCTTTGATGGAGCTTCCATGAACCCTGCAGTCTCCTTTGGACCAGCCGTTGTCAGCTGGACATGGGACAACCACTGGGTCTACTGGCTCGGTCCCTTTGTCGGCTCTGCCATTGCAGCCATCGTCTATGAAGTCTTCTTCATCGCCCCCGACACACATGAGCAGCTTCCCACTTCAGAATTTTAA
- the LOC107963934 gene encoding very-long-chain (3R)-3-hydroxyacyl-CoA dehydratase 2 yields MSHLLKLYLFAYNSLQAFGWTISLVRILSCFIATKSVIGAYASAGDLICLLQTCAFLEVVHGAIGIVPSGVLFPLMQWGGRTHFLLAIVRRIHEVQELSAVFITFFAWSLTEVIRYSHYALNISGGCPSWLTYLRYTLFIVLYPMGLAPGEMWLMYQALPYIKEKNLYGDFFASVPFSYYNFVTVVLLIYPFLWLNLYLHLFKQRRSKLGKQHHKKKKI; encoded by the exons ATGTCTCACCTGCTGAAGCTCTATCTCTTTGCTTACAACTCTCTCCAGGCTTTTGGCTG GACAATTTCTTTGGTCAGAATTTTGTCCTGTTTCATAGCCACCAAATCTGTCATTGGCGCCTATGCTTCTGCTGGAGACTTAATCT GTTTGTTACAAACTTGTGCGTTCTTGGAAGTTGTACATGGAGCAATAG GGATTGTTCCAAGTGGAGTGTTGTTTCCTCTGATGCAATGGGGTGGAAGAACACATTTCTTATTAGCAATCGTCCGCCGGATTCACGAG GTACAGGAATTATCTGCAGTTTTCATAACATTTTTTGCTTGGAGCCTAACCGAG GTAATACGGTATTCGCATTATGCATTGAACATATCTGGCGGTTGTCCGTCTTGGCTCACCTACCTGAG GTACACTTTATTCATTGTGCTGTATCCTATGGGCCTTGCTCCGGGTGAAA TGTGGCTCATGTACCAAGCACTTCCATATATAAAGGAGAAGAACCTCTACGGGGATTTCTTCGCTAGTGTTCCCTTTAGCTATTATAATTTTGTCACG GTTGTTCTTCTCATCTATCCATTCCTTTGGTTGAACCTTTACCTCCATTTATTTAAGCAGCGACGGTCAAAACTTGGTAAGCAACACcacaagaagaagaaaatttga
- the LOC107963935 gene encoding transcription factor MYB59 isoform X1, protein MKAEQEETRKGPWTEQEDAVLVNFVHLFGDRRWDFIAKVSGLNRTGKSCRLRWVNYLHPGLKREKMSPQEQRLVLELHAKWGNRWSRIARKLPGRTDNEIKNYWRTHMRKKAQEKKKDMPKSLSPSSSSSSSITLSSSSSTTTTTTTTTVDSLPFSGTGKVSFYDTGGPKMAALGDKSSTDFKDEKGYYSMDDIWKDIDMSEENMIKPLSHNYSEEGCNIFCPSMASPSLDYCWDSLWKMDDEESKMFLPFSQSISCFEYGTSIFNQIG, encoded by the exons ATGAAAGCGGAGCAAGAGGAAACCCGGAAGGGACCGTGGACGGAGCAGGAGGACGCGGTTCTGGTGAACTTCGTGCACTTGTTCGGGGACCGGCGATGGGATTTTATAGCCAAAGTTTCAG GTTTGAACAGAACCGGGAAGAGTTGCAGGTTACGGTGGGTTAATTACCTTCACCCTGGTCTCAAAAGGGAAAAGATGTCTCCCCAAGAACAGCGCCTTGTCCTTGAACTTCATGCCAAATGGGGAAACAG GTGGTCAAGAATTGCTCGGAAATTACCAGGGCGCACTGACAACGAGATCAAGAACTACTGGAGGACTCATATGAGAAAAAAAGCTcaggaaaagaaaaaggatatGCCAAAGTCATtgtcaccatcatcatcatcatcatcatccatcactctttcttcatcatcatctactactactactactactaccaCCACCGTGGATTCCTTGCCCTTCTCAGGCACTGGGAAGGTCAGTTTTTACGACACAGGAGGACCAAAAATGGCTGCTTTGGGAGACAAAAGCAGTACAGATTTCAAAGATGAAAAGGGGTACTATTCCATGGATGACATATGGAAGGATATTGACATGTCTGAAGAAAACATGATAAAGCCTTTGTCTCATAACTACAGTGAAGAAGGTTGTAACATTTTCTGCCCTTCAATGGCGTCTCCTTCATTGGATTACTGCTGGGATTCACTGTGGAAGATGGATGACGAAGAGAGTAAGATGTTCCTCCCATTCAGTCAGTCCATTTCTTGCTTTGAATATGGGACATCTATTTTTAACCAGATAGGCTag
- the LOC107963935 gene encoding transcription factor MYB48 isoform X2 — MGFYSQSFRFEGCGGRQTIGLNRTGKSCRLRWVNYLHPGLKREKMSPQEQRLVLELHAKWGNRWSRIARKLPGRTDNEIKNYWRTHMRKKAQEKKKDMPKSLSPSSSSSSSITLSSSSSTTTTTTTTTVDSLPFSGTGKVSFYDTGGPKMAALGDKSSTDFKDEKGYYSMDDIWKDIDMSEENMIKPLSHNYSEEGCNIFCPSMASPSLDYCWDSLWKMDDEESKMFLPFSQSISCFEYGTSIFNQIG; from the exons ATGGGATTTTATAGCCAAAGTTTCAGGTTTGAAGGTTGTGGCGGGAGACAAACGATAG GTTTGAACAGAACCGGGAAGAGTTGCAGGTTACGGTGGGTTAATTACCTTCACCCTGGTCTCAAAAGGGAAAAGATGTCTCCCCAAGAACAGCGCCTTGTCCTTGAACTTCATGCCAAATGGGGAAACAG GTGGTCAAGAATTGCTCGGAAATTACCAGGGCGCACTGACAACGAGATCAAGAACTACTGGAGGACTCATATGAGAAAAAAAGCTcaggaaaagaaaaaggatatGCCAAAGTCATtgtcaccatcatcatcatcatcatcatccatcactctttcttcatcatcatctactactactactactactaccaCCACCGTGGATTCCTTGCCCTTCTCAGGCACTGGGAAGGTCAGTTTTTACGACACAGGAGGACCAAAAATGGCTGCTTTGGGAGACAAAAGCAGTACAGATTTCAAAGATGAAAAGGGGTACTATTCCATGGATGACATATGGAAGGATATTGACATGTCTGAAGAAAACATGATAAAGCCTTTGTCTCATAACTACAGTGAAGAAGGTTGTAACATTTTCTGCCCTTCAATGGCGTCTCCTTCATTGGATTACTGCTGGGATTCACTGTGGAAGATGGATGACGAAGAGAGTAAGATGTTCCTCCCATTCAGTCAGTCCATTTCTTGCTTTGAATATGGGACATCTATTTTTAACCAGATAGGCTag